TCGTGCTCTCCGGCACGCACCGCTTCGCCATGTTGAGCAGCGTGTCGTGCGGTCCCAGCTCGATGAACACCGCGGGGCCCTCGTGCGCCGCGGTCTGGATGCTCTTGTAGAACTGCACCGGCTCGCGCAGGTGGCGGCGCCAGTAGTTGACGTCAGGTGCCTCGGTCAGCGCCTCGCCCGTCAGGTTGGAGATGATCGGAAGCGACGGGGCCTGGAACCGGATCTCACGCGCAGCCTGCTCGAAGTCGGCGAGCATGGGGTCCATCTGCGGCGAGTGGAAGGCGTGGGAGACCGTGAGCGGACGGGAGTCGACTCCGCGGGCCTGGAGCGCCTCCACGACGCGCTGCACCGCGTTCTTCTCTCCGGAGATGACGATGTGATGGGGGCCGTTGATGGCGGCGATGCCCACCTCCTTTTCATCGCCGAGGGCGGAGCGCACCGTGGGCTCATCGGCCATGATCGCGGCCATGGCGCCGTTCTGCGGGAGCGCCTGGATGAGGCGGCTGCGAGTCGCCAGCAGCCGTAAGGCGTCCTCCAGGCTCAGCACGCCAGCGATGTGGGCGGCCATGTACTCGCCCACGCTGTGGCCCAGGACGGCGTCCGGCTTCACGCCCCAGGAGCGCCACAGCTCCGCTAGCGCATAGCCGAGGGAGAAGAGCGCCGGCTGGGTGTAGCGCGTCTGGTGGATCAGCGGAGAGGCCGAGTCGGACTCGGGATAGAGGACGGACAGCAGCGGCACATCGAGGTGCGGGCGCAACAGCGCGTCACAGCGCTCGAGCGCCTGACGGAAGACGGGGGAGGTCTCGTAGAGCTGTCGCCCCATGCCCGGGTACTGAGAGCCCTGGCCCGGGAAGATGAAGATCACTCGGGGCTGAACGGCCCGCTGGTGCTCTCCCCGGAGCAGGAGCGGAGACGGTCTGCCGCGCAGGAACGCATCGAGGTGCGCGGCCAATTCCTGGCTGGAGCTCGCCGTCGTGGCGAAGCGGTGGGGCAGGTGATCGCGCCCCGTGTTGGCGGTGAAGCAGACGTCCGCCACCGCGGGGGCACCCAGATCGGTGAGCCGCGCATGGTACTGCTGGGCCACGGCGCGCAGCGCCTGTTCACTCTTGGCCGACAGCGTGAGCAGGTGGCTGGTGCGATCCGGCCCGCTCGGGCTCGCGGCGGGTCGCCGCGGCGCCTCGCCGACGATCACGTGAGCGTTGGTACCGCCAAAGCCGAACGAGCTGATGCCCGCGAACCGCCCTCCTGGCTCCTGGGGCCACGGCTCTCGCTGGGTGGGGATGTGGAAGGAGGACCCCTCGAGCGAGATATGCGGGTTGAGCTTCTTGAAGTGAACCTGAGGCGGGATCTCTCCGTGCTGCAGCGCCAGGACGACCTTCGTCAGCCCGGCGATGCCCGCCGCCGACTCCAGGTGGCCGATGTTCGACTTGGCGGAGCCCAACAGGCAGCGCTTCTTGGAGGCACGCCCGGCCATCAGCGCGCCCTTGAGGGCCTCGACCTCGATGGGGTCTCCCAGGGACGTGCCCGTTCCGTGGGCCTCGACGTAGCTGATCTGCTCGGAGGTCAGGCGGGCCTGCTGGAGCGCTTGCCGGATGACGTCTTGCTGCGCCACGCCGTTCGGCGCGGTGAGCCCGTTGCTGAGGCCATCATGGTTGACGGCCGAGCCATGGATCACCGCCAGGATCGGATCACCCGAGGCCCGTGCGTCCGCGAGCCGCTTGAGCACGACGATGCCGCAGCCCTCGGAGCGGACGTAGCCGTCCGCCGCCGCGTCAAAGGTCTTGCAGCGTCCGTCCTTGGCCATCATCCCCGCGCGGGAGAAGGCGATGGTGAGGTCCGGATTCAGGATGACGTTGACGCCGCCGGCGAGCGCCAGATCGCACTCGCCCTGGCGCAGGCTCTGGCAGGCCAGGTGGAGGCTGACCAGCGAGGAGGAGCACGCAGTATCCACCGCCATGCTCGGGCCCCGCAGGCCCAGCAGATAGGAGAGCCGGTTGGCCGCGATGCTGTGGGCGTTGCCCGTGCCCGCATAGGCATCCAGCAGCGAGCGGTCGCTGAACTGCCGCTGTGAGTAGTCGTTGCTGCTGATGCCCACGAAGACGCCGGTGCGGGTGCCCTGGAGCGCGTGGGGCGCCTGGCCGCCGCGCTCGAGCGCCTCCCAGGCGACTTCCAGCAGGAGCCGCTGCTGGGGATCCATCCGCGTCGCCTCTCGCGGAGAGATGCCGAAGAACAGGGGATCGAACTCATCCACCTGCTCCAGGAACCCGCCCCAGAGGGTGTTCATCGTCCCGGGATGGGTGGAGTCCGGGTTGTAGAAGCGTTGTGCCTCCCACCGGCTCGCGGGCACCTCGGTGATGGCATCGCCGCCGCGCTGGAGCAGCGCCCAGAACGCCTCGGGCGTCGGCGCTCCTGGGAAGCGGCACCCCAGCGAGATGATCGCGATGCCGTCCTCCGGCGCGGACGTCACCGCTGGCGCAGGAACTGGTGGTTCGGGCGCCGCCGGAGCCGCCGCGCCAGGCTCGCGGCCCAGGTGCCGGCTCACGGCGTCGATGGTGGGGTGCTCCCAGACGAGGGTGGGAGACAGATCGCGCCCCAGCCAATCGCCCAGCTCGCCAGAGAGGAAGACCGCATCCTTGGAGGTCAGCCCATAGCTGACGAACGGCTCATGGATGTCGATCTCGCCAGGAGTGAGATGAAGAGCCTCGGCGATGTAGGCACGGAGCCAGGTGACGAGCTCTTCGCGCGAGCGGGTGGGGGAGGAGCCAAGAGGGGTTGGCATGCCGATCAAGAGAGGAATATCGGGTTGTTCAGTGAAGACTGGACTAGATGGTAGTCCTAGTGTTACCAGCTATCACGTGCCGTGCATCTCGTGAAGGTCCGCTGAAATTTTGCAATTTTAAGGTTTTGAGAAAAGTGCTTTCCCTACACGTGGGCCCTGACAGCCACGGGGAGAGTCTTTGTAGGTGCCTCTAACGGGGGCTTGCTGATGCCGTTCACTGGAATCGAGTGCTGGTCCGAGTCGGGGCTGCTGGAGTGTGTCGCGGTCTTTCGACCCGCTGCGCTCGACGTTGCCACCTCGTTGGAGGCCGCCGCCGTTGGATTCACCGGCACCGTCACGTATCAGGAGACGGAGGAGGCTTTCGGTCGCCTGAAGGAGACGCTGGGGCGCTTCTGCGCGCTGGTGGATCTGTGGGACTTCCTGCCGTCAGACGAGCGCGCCGTCAGCAATGCGGCGGTGAACCGGGTGTTCGTACGGGATACGGCCGCGGTCGTGGGGGGCCAGCTCGTGACGGGTAACGCCGCCTTCCCCGCGCGCATCGCGGAGTTCGAGACGACCCACGTCGCGCTCTCCAATCTGGTGCGTGGGCCCGAGCAGGGAGCGGCCCTACCGGAGATCCGCGCCGCCCGGGTCGAGTTCGGGGATCTCTTCCTGCTCGACTCCGAGCGGCTCCTCATCAACCTGGGGCTGCGCAGCGACGTGCGCTCGCTCCAGACGTTCCTGGAGGTTGCCTGGCGCGCCGGGTTCCGCGAGGTGGGGGTCCTCTGTATCCCCGAGCACCTGGGCATCATCCACCTGGATCTGGCCTTCAATGTCCTCGGGCCCCAGGCGGTGGTGGCGCGCTCCTTCCTGCGGCACTTCCCCATCCGGGTCTTCCAGCAAGGTGGGGCTCAGCGCTGGGAGGCCTTCGAGGCCTACTTCTCGGCACGGGGCCGGCGCGTCATCCCCTTCGAGCCGGTCGGCCCGGGCGGCTTCATGTCCAACTACATCTTCTTGGGGCCGCAGCTGATCCTGGCTTCCGAGAGCGCGGCCTCACAACTGAGGCCCATCGCCCGGGACTTCGGCATCGAGGTGGAGAGCGTCGACATCGAAGCCCTCGAGCGGGGTAACGGGAGCGTCCGGTGCCTCACGCTCCCGCTCAAGCGCCAGGCGCTCTGAGACGAGCGGGCCGCGCGCTTCAGTCGCGGCCGAGGAACATCTCGGCCTGTCCAAAGGGGAACGCGGAGGCGATGCCGTGCTCGGCACAGTGGGCCAGCAGCTTGCGAGCCTCGATGAGCTGGGGTGAGTTCTCCGAGTAGCCCATGGCCATGATGTGGCCCAGCCAGGGCTCGCGCCCCATGGCGTAGATGATGACCTGGCTGGGGTGCAGCCGGCGGACGATCTCGATGGCGCGCTCGCTGTTGGAGCCATTGAGCCGGCGCGACTGATCCATCTTGCGCGGCAGCGGCGTGGTCAGCAGGGGGCCGTACATCCAGCTCAGCGGCCCACCCTCGGACTCCATGCCCAGGAACAGCACGTCGATGTTGCCCACGATGCCGTGGACGTGATCGTACAGGCGCGGCTCGAGCGCGTTGGAGTCCGCCGCCATGAGCAGGGACTTGCCCTCCAGCTGCACCAGGTGGGCGATCTTCGACTGGATGTTGAGGTCCGCGTGCTCGCCAATGAAGGGCAGGCCCGTGATGGAGCCGCCGGGCACGTCCAGGGACTCCATGTCGCCCAGCGCGACGACGTTGCGGAAGCCGGTGTTGCGCAGCATCAGCTTGATCGAGGGGTCTGCCAGGCTTCCACCGCCATTGGCGGGGACGATGACGGTGCCGATCCGATCTCTCAGCTGCACCAGCGTCTCGAACATCAGGTGATCGGCGTGGGCGTGGGTGATGACCACGTAGTCGATCCGCTCTGGCAGGTCGGCGTGGGTGTAGCGCGGCAGGTCCGTCGGGAAGTCGTAGCTGACCACCGGGTCGGTGAGGATGCTGACCTCGCGCGTCTCGATGAGGACGCAGGCGTGGCCGAAGTAGCGCACCCGCACGCCCTTGCCGTCATAGCGCGGCGCCGGGCGCGGTGGCTTGTCGGTGAAGAGGGTGGAGAACATCTCCGCCTTCTCGGCACCGATGCCCAGCGCCTCGCGGATGGGCTCCACCGGCCCAGGGGTGCGCCGCATGGCGAAGAGGGCGTCGATCGCCTCCGCGCGGAAGGGCACGTGCGCGTGGACGGTGTCCTTCAGGGAGTCGAGCCGCGGCGTGCTGTAGATGTACGGCCGGGCGTCTCCCTCCAGCAGCCGCAGGGAGACGCTCTGAGAGGACTCCCGGAAGAAGGGGCTGCGGTAGAGCAGCGCCTCGATGAAGCGCGGGGAGGCGCGGTTGTTGAGATCGTACGTCAGCTCGACGTAGCCCCGCAGGATGTCCGGCACCTTCTTGTACTGCTCCTCCAGGGAGAAGCCGTTACTGGTGGCCAGCAGCTTGTCCAGCTCGGCGACGGCCTGGGCGAACTGGATCGACCGGGCCTGCTCCTTCAGGGTCCACTCCAGCAGCTCCTTGATCTCGGGGACGCGCTCGACGCCGTAGTTGAGGTACGGGCCACCCATCAGCTCGGGGTTCTTCAGCGCGGCGACGTGGATGGCCGGGTTGGCCACGAACGACTGCATGATCTTCACATGCAGGTTGGCCACGACGAGGGGCGCGGTCGCGGGCGAGACGAGATAGCACCACGCGTACCAGCGGTTGTAGAGCGGCTCGAGGGCGACGTTCTGCTTCAGGAAGAGCGAGGGAGCGGACATGGGAGCGGGAGGGGTGGCCTGGGGTGCGGGGACGCCTGGACGCAGAGTATATGTCGCGTGAATGCGGCCCAAGAGCCGCGGCCACTTCAGGTTCCCTTCGTGGCCCAGTAACGCAGCGTGCGCTCCACACCTTCGCGCAGCTTGTCTCCCTCGGAGAGGAGGAAGAAGTGTCCCCCGGGGAGCAGGTGGAGCGTGAAGTCATGGGTGGTGAGATCTCGCCACCCAAGCAGCGCGGGGGGCGCGACATCGGCGTCCTCGGTGCCCCCCCAGATGGTGAAGGGCAGGGACAGCCGGGGCTCCGGATCCCGGCGGTACTCATCCGCCATCTCGAAGTCCGCGCGCAGCACGGGCAGGAGCAGCTCCATCAGCTCCCGGTGGGCCAGCACCTGGGCCGGTGTTCCTCCGTACCGCTTGAGCTCGGCGATGAACTCCTCGTCCAGCAGGGTGTAGAGCTCCTGGCTGCGCCTGAGGTGAGGAGGGGAGGCCGCGGCCAGCATCAGCCCCAAGGGGAGCGGGGCGCCCGTGTACTGGAGCCAGTGCGCCAGCTCCAGGCTGACGTAGGTGCCCAGGCTGTAGCCCAGAAACGCGAAGGGGCGATCCAGCAGCGGGCGGATGACGGGCCCCAGCGCCTCGACAAGGGCGGGCACGCGGCGACTCAGGGGCTCTTGCAGCCGCGTCTCGTGCCCGGGGTACTGGACGGCGATCACGTCCACGTTCGGCCAGGTGCCAGAGCGGGCCCAGCGGTGGAACACCGAGGCCGTGCCTCCTGCGTACGGAAAGCAGAACAAACGCAGGCGCGCTCCGGGATTGGGGTGCCAGTAGGGAAACCACGTCTTCTGGGCTGCGCCCGCCGTGGTTGCCCCACTGGAGTTGGCCGCCGTCATGGCTTGTTCTGCTGCTCCTCCATGCGCTTGCGCAGGCTCAGCGGGCGCATATCCGTCCAGACTTCCTTGATATAGGTCAGGCACTCTTCCTTGGAGCCCTGCTTGCCCGCGTCCTTCCAGCCGAGCGCGTTCTCACGGTCCGCGGGCCAGATGGAGTACTGCTCTTCATGGTTGACCACGACCTTGTAGAGCGTCTTGTCTTCTTCCTGGCTCATTCCCCCTCCTGGGGTCATCAAATTGATATGTTCAGTGATTCCGAGGTTTTGACTGAATCTTGAGAATCGGAATTCCTGAAAGATTTGATTCACTGCGAATCCCTAAGCTACAGGAGCATCTACACCGCAGCAAGTCAGCCGAATCGGACTGGAGCTGATCCAGTCCCTGCGATGCATGAAGGTTCTTTCCTCCGGAGATGTCTGTCTTGTCTGCTCACGATGCGATCGCGGCGCTCTTGATGCCGACCGAGGTCGCCGTCTACCGGGCCCAGGATCTGGGCGCTTATGGCTCTCGGGTCGTCACCGCGCTGAGGCACTACGGCTACACGGGCCACATCTGGACTCCCGAGGAGCGCCTCCCCGACGAAGCGCGCCCGTCCGCCGCCGTGGTGACCGTGCCGCTGGGGGCGCTCGATGCGACGCTCGAGGACGCGGCCAGGCATGGGGCTCGCGTGGCCGTGATCGGCTCGTCCGGGTTCGTCGAAGCGGGCCCCGAGAACCTCGTCCGGCGCTATGCGCTCAAGGAGCGAGCCCGAGCGCTCGGCATGAGGCTCGTGGGGCCCGCCTCCATCGGCGCGGTGAATGTCCACGGCAGGGTGGCGCTCAGCAACTCCGCCGTCCTTCAAGGGCCCCTGCTCCGAGAGGGCGCGGTGAGCCTCTTCGGGCAGGGAGGCTCCCTGATCGGCACCTTGTTGGAGCTGGGCCGGGCGCAGGGAATCGGCTTCCGGTACGCGGTCTCCCTGGGCGTCGAGGTGGATCTCTCGCTGGCGGACTTCGTCGGGTTCGCCCTCGAGGATCCGGACACTCGCGCCGTGGCCGTGGTGGTGGAGCAGCCCCAGGGGCTGCGCCGTCTGGGAGAGCTCGCCACCCGAGCGCGACAGCTCGGCAAGTCCGTCGTGGTGCTCCTTCTGGGCAGGAGCCAGGCCGCGGCCGAGGCGGTGCGCGGTCACACCGGGGCCCTCTCCGGGCACGCCCGCGCGCAGGAAGCCTGGCTGCGTGCCCACGGCGCGGTGGTGGTGGGCTCGGCCGAGGAGCTCGTCCATGTCTCCGCCACCCTGGCCATGGGACGCTTCGCGCGCGGCCCGCGGCTGGCCCTCTGGTCAGGCTCGGGAGGAATGAATGCGCTCCTCGCGGATCTGGCCGCGGAGCGCGGGTTGCCGCTGGCGAAGCCGGACCCTCTGTCCAACCCCCATGATGCGGGCAGCGCTCGCGAGCTGTCCCGCGACGCGCTCGCGGCGACGGCGTCCACGCTCGATGCCCATCCAGGCGTGGACGTGGTGCTCCTCGGGCTTGGGAGCAGCCCCGCGATCGCGCAGTCCGCCGATGGCATCGCCGCCGCTGCTCGCAACATTCCCTGGGTGGTCTACGCCCCCGGCAACGCATGGCCCGAGGCACGCGATGCCCTGCGCCGCGCGCGGATCGCGGTCATCCCGGATGGGCGCTATGCCCTTCGGTGCGTCGAGGCGCTCATCGAGCGTGGGCGCTCCATGACTCCGCCCGAGGTGGTCCGTTCGCCCCCCGTCGTGTCCGTGCAAGGCCAGCACGGGGTGCTGGATGAGCTGGCTTCCCGGCAGCTCCTCCAGGAGGCGGGGCTCTCCCTTCCCGCGGTGGCCGTGGCCCGGTATGCCGAGGAGGCGGTCGCGCACGCCGAGCGCTTTGGCTTCCCTGTCGCGCTCAAGCGCGTCTCGGCCTCGGTGACCCACAAGGCGGCCGAAGGCTTCGTGCGCTTGGAGCTCGCGGATCCCTTGGAGGTACGCGCCGCCTTCGCCGCGCTCGCCGCGTCGCGAGTGGCGGAGCCTCCACGGGTGACAGTGGCGCCCATGGTCCACGGCATCGAGGTGTTGCTCGGCGCCCGGAGAGAGCGGGAGCTGGGATGGGTCGTCGTCCTCGCGGCGGGCGGACTGCTCGCGGAGCGTCTGGATGATGCCGCCTGGCGCGTGCCTCCCTTCACGGAAGAGCAGGCACGTGAGGCCTTCCTCTCGCTGCGCCTGGGGGCTCGCCTCCAAGCCTTCGGAGATCTGGATGCGCTGGCCTCCTTCGCCGCGGCGTTCTCACGGGTCGTGGCCGCGCTGCCGGAAGAGGGGCGGGAGGTGGACCTCAACCCAGTGGTGGTGCGCCCACCCGGCCGGGGCCTCAATATCATCGACGCGCGCGTCCGACTCGCGGACCTCATGCCGTGATGGCGGGCTCGCGGCAGGCGTCCTGGTAGAGGGACTCGAAGGTCTCTCGGAAGCGGCGGTTGAGCTCCCGGAACGTGTCCCTCGCGCTCAGGTCGGTCCGCTGCTCCAGGCGGACTCGGGTGTATTCCTGGCGCAGCCCCGCGGTGGCGGACCGCAGCGCCTCGTAGAGCTGGCCCACCCTCGGATCGCGGAACGCATAGTCCCAGTCCGGAAAGGCCCCTCGTAGCAGCCCGTCCCCTCGCAGCCGCTCCCACAGCTCCGTGCCCTGCTCCGGGTGCAGGCGGCTCAGGAACTTCCCCGGGTTGCCTTCGTGGTGCAGCTCATCCGCAAGGAAGTCCACGCTGCGCTTCACCTCCTCGAGCCGCATGTAGGGGTGGAAGAGGATGTAGCCGGAGATGACGTCGATTCCGAGCGCCTCCAGCCCGGCGAGCGTCTGGCGCACCTGCTTCACCGCGAACCCCTTCTTGAACGTCTTGAGCGAGTCGTTCGACCCGGCCTCGATGCCGAGGAAGACGCGGCGCAGGCCCGCACGGCGCAGCAGGGCGAAGAGCTCCGGGTCGAACCCCGTGACCAGACAGTCGATGCCGAACTCGACGGGCGAGCCCTCGGAGATGAGCGCCTCGGCCAGCTCGCGGGCCCGCGCGAACCCGGGCGGTGTGGGCCCGAAGAACTCGTCGTCCACGAAGAAGACGCGATGACTGGCCGCGGCGACCGCCGGGTGGTGCAGCTCCTCCAGCAGGGAGCGCACCGAGCGCATGCGCCACCCGCGTGGCCCGTACCGCGCCGCCGTCGAGCAGAAGGAGCACCGGCCCCAGTAGCAACCCCGGCTGCCCTGGATCGGCAGCGAGGCATGGGCCGGCACGGCCTCGCTGCGCTCATAGGCGTAATGTCGAGGGAGTCTCGGCTCGGTGAAGTCCGCGTTCCGTGGTGCCGTCTCGCTGCTCCGAAGTGCCTCGCCCTCTCGCCACGAGAGGCCTGGGACTCCCTCCAGGGTGCGGCCCTCCCGCAGGCGCATCACCAGCTCGGCGAAGCTGTCGTCCGCCTCGCCCTTCACGAGGAGATCGGCCTGGGGCACGTACCTCATGAGCTCAGGGGCTGCCATCGTCGCCGCCCAGCCTCCGAGCACGATGGGCCCGGTGAAGCCCGCGCCGCGTACCTCCTGACACAGGTGGCGGGCGGCCAGCGCAGTGCTCTGGAGGACGGTGATGCCGAGCACGTCGCCTTCCGCGAGCTCCGACAGCACCCTCCGAGCGGTGGCCTCGGGGTCGAGCCGCTCGGCGTATCCGTCCACGATGTGCGCGGCGATTCCACGGGCCTCGAGCCCGGCCGCGAGGTAGCCCACCGACAGGTTCTCCAGGGGAAATGGGAACTTGTCCTCCAACCGGAGCGCCGCTGGGACGAGCTCGCCCGGCACGACGAGCACGCCCTTCGCCGTCGCCGAGGCCTTCACGGTGTCCCCTCCAGGCACGAGTGGATCGCCTCGAGGGCACGCTCGAAGAGTTCTCCAGGAGCGCGTGTCCCATCGAGCCAGCACACCCGTACCGTGGGCTCCTCCTCTCGGAAGAAGCGCCCATAGAAACGGCGGATGGCCTCGAGCCGCTCGGGCTCCCCCCAGACGATCGGATCGAAGGTGCGGGCGCCGGGCTGCCGCTCCAGGGAGACCCTCGGAGGGATGTCGAGCATCAGCACGAGCCCGGCCTGCCGGAGCGATCCGGTGGCGAGGCCGCGCCGGTACCAGGTATGGTTGCCCGCGTAGGTCTCGTCGCCGCGCGGGTTGGGTTGGCCCTCTCCGTCCAGGCCGTAGGCGAAGGCGAGGGTGCTGGCGTAGTGCCGATCCATCAGCACGCAGCCCTTCGAGACATAAGAGGCGAGCTGCTCCTTCATCTCGTCATTGGCGAAGTAGAAGGGCGTGCGCAGCGAAGAGCGCACCCACTCGTCGGCCCGGAAGCCGACCCACTCGGGCACGAGCGGACAGTCCAGCCGTTGGGCGAGTCGCGTGGCCAGCGTCGTCTTGCCTGCTCCTGGCAGGCCCTCCAGCACGACGCGGATTGACTTCATGGAAGCCATGGCATTGCCTCTCCCGGGTGTCTGCGCCCCCCGCGATCTACGTGCTGCTCGCTGATGCACCTCGGGCGGAGCCCAACCCGGTCCTCGTGGAGGCCTTCGCGCTGCTGGAACAACGCGGGGCACGCGTCGAGCGGTGGTTCGCTCACGCGCGGTGCTTCGACCTGGACACCGCGCCCGACCCGGAGGGGCTCTATCTCTTCAAGTCGCGCTCGGCCTTCTGGTGCGAGGCGGCGGCCTGGCTCCATGATCGAGGCGCACGGCTCCTGGACCCTTGGCCCGCCCGGGTCCAGGTCCGCAACAAGGCTCGGGTGATGGCCCTCCTGCGCGCGGCGGGAGTTGCCGTCCCACGGACCTGGCTGTGCCATGAGCCCTCGAGGGTCCGGGAACTGCTCGACGAGGGCGCGCTGGTGCTCAAGCCCAACGCCGGCTCGGCGGGCGCGGACGTCCGCTTCGTCCGCCGGAGCGAAGAGCTGCCGGACCGCCTCGATCAGCCGACGATCGTTCAGCTCCTGCACGACAACACGGGCGAGGACCTCAAGGTGTACGTCATTGGGTCGCGCGCCTTCGGTCTGAGAAAGCGTTTCGGTTCGGGCAGCTACCGGGAGCCCGGCGTGCCTTGTGCGCTCCCTCCCTCCGTGGAGTCGCAGGCGCTTCGGATCGGAGAGGTGCTCGGACTGACGCTGTTCGGCGTCGACTTCGTGGAGGGCCCCGAGGGGCCCGTGGCCGTGGACGTCAACTGGTTCCCCAGCTACCGCGCCGTGCCCGAGGCGCCCAGCCTGCTGTGTGAGCACATCTGGGCGCATCTCAAGGCCTCCAGTCCGGTCCGTTGAGAAAGTGCTCCGTGAGCTCGGGGATGCGGGCCAGCTCGTCGCGCATGAGCGCCTCGGTGCGCACCGGGTCCGCGGGTGTGGTGACGGTGACGCGCCAGGGCTCCAGGAGCGGAGCGCCGTTCTGGCTGATGACCTCGACCTCACAGGCATGGCCCGTCTCGGCAGCGATCCGGTGTGCCGCGCGTTCGGTCAGCATCGAGTACACGAAGCCCGAGTAGTAGCGGGGATTCTTGCCGGCATACCCCTCCAGGCTCATGGGACGACTGGAGGTGATGAGCCCATGGACGCGGTTGCCGCGACCCACGGCGCCGATGTCCCCCGAGAGCGAAGCCCCGCTGACGGTGAGATAGACGTTGTGACGCTCGTAGTCGTCCTTGGTGTTGAGCGAGAGCGTCACCTGCTCGGGACCGAAGGAGCGACCGAGCTGCTCGAGCATGAGCGCGCCGATCGTCTCCAGGTTGGCGCGGTAAGCCGAGAGGTTTGGCACGTGCGCGGCGATCTGCGGCACGCACGCCGTCACATCGATCTCGCCCTCCGGCGAGCGCCACGCCATCACCTTCACGTCGCACCCCAGCCACGGGAAGCGCTGGCGCAGGCCGTCGCTGGTGACGGTGCGCTCCAGCTCCAGCACGGCGGCCTCGAGTCGCGTCAAGGGCGCGTGGGCGACGCAGTAGGAGGTGTCATTGGCCACCAGCTTCTCGTAGCCGCGCACGGTCTCTTTCGAGACAGGCTCGAACATGTGCGCGATGGCGCCCTGTGACTCCCGCAGGGTTCCGGGCCCCGGGTGCGTGGTGAGCCGATCCTCGATGACGAGGTCCCGCTCCAGGTCGAGCATCGGGAAGAGTTCCCGGAACAGGTCTCGCACGGTCTCGGTGACCAGCTCCGTGACGGGGAGCGCGCGACCCTTCCAGGTACGAGAGACGCGGCCGGCGACGATGACCGTGACAGGCTCGACGAAACGGCCCCCTCCCCAGCTCAGCTCGGTGCGCCCTCCGAGCACCATCAGCTTGTCGATCTGATGATGGAGGATGAGGCCCTCGCAATGCTCACGGGTGTAGCGCGCGTAGGCGCGAGAGATGCGCAGGGCCAGGGTGTCGGCGAGGGTGTCGGGATGGCCGCGGCCCTTGCGC
Above is a genomic segment from Hyalangium ruber containing:
- a CDS encoding acetate--CoA ligase family protein, coding for MSAHDAIAALLMPTEVAVYRAQDLGAYGSRVVTALRHYGYTGHIWTPEERLPDEARPSAAVVTVPLGALDATLEDAARHGARVAVIGSSGFVEAGPENLVRRYALKERARALGMRLVGPASIGAVNVHGRVALSNSAVLQGPLLREGAVSLFGQGGSLIGTLLELGRAQGIGFRYAVSLGVEVDLSLADFVGFALEDPDTRAVAVVVEQPQGLRRLGELATRARQLGKSVVVLLLGRSQAAAEAVRGHTGALSGHARAQEAWLRAHGAVVVGSAEELVHVSATLAMGRFARGPRLALWSGSGGMNALLADLAAERGLPLAKPDPLSNPHDAGSARELSRDALAATASTLDAHPGVDVVLLGLGSSPAIAQSADGIAAAARNIPWVVYAPGNAWPEARDALRRARIAVIPDGRYALRCVEALIERGRSMTPPEVVRSPPVVSVQGQHGVLDELASRQLLQEAGLSLPAVAVARYAEEAVAHAERFGFPVALKRVSASVTHKAAEGFVRLELADPLEVRAAFAALAASRVAEPPRVTVAPMVHGIEVLLGARRERELGWVVVLAAGGLLAERLDDAAWRVPPFTEEQAREAFLSLRLGARLQAFGDLDALASFAAAFSRVVAALPEEGREVDLNPVVVRPPGRGLNIIDARVRLADLMP
- a CDS encoding thioesterase II family protein, whose translation is MTAANSSGATTAGAAQKTWFPYWHPNPGARLRLFCFPYAGGTASVFHRWARSGTWPNVDVIAVQYPGHETRLQEPLSRRVPALVEALGPVIRPLLDRPFAFLGYSLGTYVSLELAHWLQYTGAPLPLGLMLAAASPPHLRRSQELYTLLDEEFIAELKRYGGTPAQVLAHRELMELLLPVLRADFEMADEYRRDPEPRLSLPFTIWGGTEDADVAPPALLGWRDLTTHDFTLHLLPGGHFFLLSEGDKLREGVERTLRYWATKGT
- a CDS encoding MbtH family protein; this encodes MSQEEDKTLYKVVVNHEEQYSIWPADRENALGWKDAGKQGSKEECLTYIKEVWTDMRPLSLRKRMEEQQNKP
- a CDS encoding arginine deiminase family protein: MPFTGIECWSESGLLECVAVFRPAALDVATSLEAAAVGFTGTVTYQETEEAFGRLKETLGRFCALVDLWDFLPSDERAVSNAAVNRVFVRDTAAVVGGQLVTGNAAFPARIAEFETTHVALSNLVRGPEQGAALPEIRAARVEFGDLFLLDSERLLINLGLRSDVRSLQTFLEVAWRAGFREVGVLCIPEHLGIIHLDLAFNVLGPQAVVARSFLRHFPIRVFQQGGAQRWEAFEAYFSARGRRVIPFEPVGPGGFMSNYIFLGPQLILASESAASQLRPIARDFGIEVESVDIEALERGNGSVRCLTLPLKRQAL
- a CDS encoding AAA family ATPase codes for the protein MASMKSIRVVLEGLPGAGKTTLATRLAQRLDCPLVPEWVGFRADEWVRSSLRTPFYFANDEMKEQLASYVSKGCVLMDRHYASTLAFAYGLDGEGQPNPRGDETYAGNHTWYRRGLATGSLRQAGLVLMLDIPPRVSLERQPGARTFDPIVWGEPERLEAIRRFYGRFFREEEPTVRVCWLDGTRAPGELFERALEAIHSCLEGTP
- a CDS encoding MBL fold metallo-hydrolase is translated as MSAPSLFLKQNVALEPLYNRWYAWCYLVSPATAPLVVANLHVKIMQSFVANPAIHVAALKNPELMGGPYLNYGVERVPEIKELLEWTLKEQARSIQFAQAVAELDKLLATSNGFSLEEQYKKVPDILRGYVELTYDLNNRASPRFIEALLYRSPFFRESSQSVSLRLLEGDARPYIYSTPRLDSLKDTVHAHVPFRAEAIDALFAMRRTPGPVEPIREALGIGAEKAEMFSTLFTDKPPRPAPRYDGKGVRVRYFGHACVLIETREVSILTDPVVSYDFPTDLPRYTHADLPERIDYVVITHAHADHLMFETLVQLRDRIGTVIVPANGGGSLADPSIKLMLRNTGFRNVVALGDMESLDVPGGSITGLPFIGEHADLNIQSKIAHLVQLEGKSLLMAADSNALEPRLYDHVHGIVGNIDVLFLGMESEGGPLSWMYGPLLTTPLPRKMDQSRRLNGSNSERAIEIVRRLHPSQVIIYAMGREPWLGHIMAMGYSENSPQLIEARKLLAHCAEHGIASAFPFGQAEMFLGRD
- a CDS encoding ATP-grasp domain-containing protein codes for the protein MSAPPAIYVLLADAPRAEPNPVLVEAFALLEQRGARVERWFAHARCFDLDTAPDPEGLYLFKSRSAFWCEAAAWLHDRGARLLDPWPARVQVRNKARVMALLRAAGVAVPRTWLCHEPSRVRELLDEGALVLKPNAGSAGADVRFVRRSEELPDRLDQPTIVQLLHDNTGEDLKVYVIGSRAFGLRKRFGSGSYREPGVPCALPPSVESQALRIGEVLGLTLFGVDFVEGPEGPVAVDVNWFPSYRAVPEAPSLLCEHIWAHLKASSPVR
- a CDS encoding B12-binding domain-containing radical SAM protein, which encodes MKASATAKGVLVVPGELVPAALRLEDKFPFPLENLSVGYLAAGLEARGIAAHIVDGYAERLDPEATARRVLSELAEGDVLGITVLQSTALAARHLCQEVRGAGFTGPIVLGGWAATMAAPELMRYVPQADLLVKGEADDSFAELVMRLREGRTLEGVPGLSWREGEALRSSETAPRNADFTEPRLPRHYAYERSEAVPAHASLPIQGSRGCYWGRCSFCSTAARYGPRGWRMRSVRSLLEELHHPAVAAASHRVFFVDDEFFGPTPPGFARARELAEALISEGSPVEFGIDCLVTGFDPELFALLRRAGLRRVFLGIEAGSNDSLKTFKKGFAVKQVRQTLAGLEALGIDVISGYILFHPYMRLEEVKRSVDFLADELHHEGNPGKFLSRLHPEQGTELWERLRGDGLLRGAFPDWDYAFRDPRVGQLYEALRSATAGLRQEYTRVRLEQRTDLSARDTFRELNRRFRETFESLYQDACREPAITA